The following DNA comes from Enterocloster bolteae.
GTATGCCTTTGCCAATCTCAGGGAGCTGTTTCCGGAACCATTGTCCCGGGCTTTCATGGAAGGAATGGAAGGATTTGGAACCATGATTCGCGGCTTTGACCGGCCGGATGCCATCCTGGCTGGCATTGAGAGCCGTACCTCGTCCCCGGTCCGCATTCCCAGAGACCAGGGAATGGAAAGCCCTGTAAAGGGAATCTTTCCCTGCGGTGAGGGAGCGGGTTATGCAGGGGGAATTACCTCGGCAGCCATGGACGGAATCAAGACGGCAGAAGAGATTATCCGCAGGTACAACCCCTTACGTCCGTCCCGGACAGTGGCTAAAACATGACAGGAACATTTACAACATAGAAATTGACGTGACCTGTAAATTGGTGTAAGATAAACAGGAATCGTTTGATGAGATAAAGGAGTATATCATGGAAACCCAGGAACGTCAGAATCTTGCGGATAAACAGAGGATTGTGATTAAAATTGGCTCATCTTCCCTTACCCATGCTCAGACAGGGGAAGTGAACCTGATGAAGATAGAAAAGCTGGTGCGGGTTGTCAGCGACCTGCGGGGACAGGGAAAGGACGTGGTCCTGGTGTCCTCCGGCGCCATTGCGGCGGGGCGGCAGGCCCTGGGCCGTCACAGGAAGCCGGATACCCTTGCTGAGAAGCAGGCCTTTGCGGCTGTGGGCCAGGCCAGGCTCATGATGATTTACCAGAAGCTGTTTGCGGAATACAACCAGACAGCTGCCCAGGTCCTTCTCACAAAGGACACCATGGTCAATGATTCTTCCAGGTACAATGCCCAGAATACCTTTGACGAGCTGTTAAACCTGGGAACCATACCCATTGTCAATGAAAACGATACGGTATCCACCTCGGAGATTCCATATGTGGACAGCTTCGGTGATAATGACCGGCTGTCAGCCATTGTGGCGGCTCTGATTGGGGCAGACCTGCTCATCCTGCTGTCTGACATAGACGGCCTTTACACAGATGACCCCAGGGAGAACCCGGAGGCCGGATTTATCAGCCTGGTGCCTGAAATTACGCCGGAATTCCTGCGTATGGGCAAGGATACGTCGGGCAGCGACGTGGGTACCGGGGGAATGTCGGCCAAGCTGGCAGCGGCCCGGATTGCCACGGACAGCGGAGCCGATATGGTCATAGCCAACGGAGACCAGGTGGATGTCATACTGGACATCATGTCGGGCAAGGAAAAGGGAACCCTGTTCCTGGCCCATACCAATCTGGATTTTGACCTGATGCATTATCTGAACAATGAATACTAGGGAAGGCGCCCGGCCGGGCGCCAGGCCCTGAAAGAGGTGAATGTATGGACGCGTCAAGGATTGACCGCATCAACGAACTGTACCACAAGTCCCAGTCAGTGGGGCTGACAGAGGAGGAGAAGGAGGAACAGGCCCGGCTGCGCCAGGAGTACGTTGCAGCTATACGGGGAAGCCTCCGCAATAACCTGAACAACATATCCATCAAGGAGCCGGACGGCTCCATCACGGATTTGGGAAAGAAACATGGCGGAATCAAGGAAGTCTGATGCATTGTGAAGGGGAGATTATGATGACATTGAATGAAATAGGCAGCCGTGCCAAAGAAGTATCGCGTGTACTGGGTACCCTGGGCTCCAGGGAGAAGAATATGGGACTGGAGGAAGCGGCCAGGGCTTTGCTGGAAGGCGAGGAGGAAATCCTGGAGGCCAATTCTATGGATTATGAGAAGGCCAGGTCCGGCGGCATGAGCCAGGGACTGCTGGACCGTCTTAAGCTGACGCCGGCCAGGGTTCAGGCCATGGCGGACGGCCTGCTGCAGGTGGCCTCCCTGGAGGACCCTGTGGGAGAGGTGCTGTCCATGAAGCTTCGCCCCAACGGCCTTCAGATTGGGCAGAAGCGTGTGCCTCTGGGGGTTATCGGCATGATTTATGAGGCCCGCCCCAATGTGACGGCAGACGCCTTCGGCCTCTGCTTCAAATCAGGAAATGCGGTTATCTTAAAGGGCGGAAGCGACGCCCTTCATTCCAATATGGCCATTACCCGGTGCCTGCGCGCCGGACTCGCAAGCGCCGGCCTGCCCGAGGATTCGGTCCAGCTGATTGAGGATACCAGCAGGGATACCACCAGGGAGCTGATGCGCCTGAACAGGTACATTGACGTGCTCATCCCCAGAGGAGGGGCGGGACTTATAAAGACCGTGGTGGAGAACAGCACCATCCCTGTCATAGAGACGGGCACCGGCAACTGCCATGTATATGTGGACGCTTCCGCGGACCAGAATATGGCCCTGGACATTATCTTCAATGCCAAGACCCAGAGAATCGGCGTGTGCAATGCATGCGAGTCCCTTCTGGTGCACAGGAGCATTGCAAAGGAATTCCTGCCCCTTCTCAGGAAGAAGCTGGAGGAAAAGCAGGTGGAGATCCGGGGAGACGAGGACGCCTGTGCCATTGAACCTTCCTTTGTCAGGGCCACCGAGGAGGACTGGGGCAGGGAGTACCTGGATTATATCCTGTCCTTAAAGCTGGTGGACTCTGTGGATGAGGCCATCCGCCATATCAATACCTACAATACAGGTCACTCGGAAACAATCGTGACCTCTGATTATTTCAATGCCCAGACATTTTTAAATGAGGTGGACGCTGCGGCTGTCTACGTCAATGCTTCCACCCGCTTTACAGACGGTGAGGAATTCGGTTTCGGAGCAGAAATCGGCATCAGCACCCAGAAGCTTCACGCCAGAGGCCCCATGGGCCTTAAGGAACTGACCACTACCAAGTATATTATTTACGGAGATGGACAGATTCGCTGATTACAGCTACAGAGGAGCCGGGACATTTTACATTTGTTCCCGGCTTTGTCAGACAGAATGCAGGAAAAGAGGAAATATATATGCTCGAAGAGGAAAACAGCAGGAAAAGGAGCAGGAAACAGCAGGAGGAAGAACCCTTCAGCTGGAAAAAGGAGATTATCAGCTGGATACAGATTATCGTGGCAGCGGTCATCATCGCCCTGGTCCTTAACAACTTTATCATAGCCAACAGCCGTGTGCCAACCGGCTCCATGGAGAATACCATCATGTCCAAGAGCCGTGTCATCGGATCCAGGCTGTCCTATCTGACCAGCGACCCTGAGAGAGGGGATGTGGTGATTTTCCATTTCCCGGACGATCCAACGGGAAAAATCTACTACGTAAAGCGTGTCATAGGGCTTCCCGGTGAAACCGTGAACGTGGTGGACGGAAAAGTCTATATCAATGATTCAGACACGCCCCTTGACGAACCCTACCTTCCCGAACCAATGGAAGGCTCCTACGGTCCCTATACAGTGCCGGAGGGATGCTACTTCATGATGGGAGACAACAGGAACAATTCCCTGGATGCCCGGTTCTGGAAGAACCAGTTTGTGGAGAAGGACAAGATTATAGCCAAGGTGCTGTTTACGTATTTTCCAAAGATAGAGAAAGTGGAATAAGAGAAAACGGAGTAAGAGACAGGATGAAGATAATCATATCACCTGCCAAGAAAATGAATATCAGGGAAGACGAGCTGGAATGGGCGAATCTTCCCTGTTTCCTTTCCAGGGCAGAAGAACTGAAGAGATACATACAGGGCCTGGACTTAGACCAGGCCAGGAAGCTGTGGCAGTGCAATGAAAAGATAGCCCTGCTTAATTACGGCCGTTTTAAAGAGATGGACCTTGAAAGGCGCCTGACCCCGGCCCTCTTATCCTACGAGGGAATCCAGTATCAGTACATGGCGCCTGGGGTGTTTGAGCAGGGACAGTGGGATTATGTGCAGGAGCATCTGCGCATTCTGTCCGGGTTTTACGGTATCCTTAAGCCCCTGGACGGCATCGTGCCGTACCGCCTGGAGATGCAGGCAAAGGTGGAGCTTCCGTCAGGTATCAAAAGCCTTTATGACTACTGGGGAAGCTCTATCTGCCGGGAACTGGCCGCGGATGAGACATTGATTGTGAATCTGGCCTCAAAAGAATACAGCAGGGCAGTGGAACCCTATCTGGAAGCCCATATTGATTATGTGACCTGTGTGTTCGGAACCCTTGCAGAGGACGGAACAGGCGGTCTTAAGGTAAAGGTGAAAGCCACCGAGGCCAAGATGGCCAGAGGAGAGATGGTCCGGTTTATGGCGGAGCGGGGCGTCCGGGACGCGGAGGGGCTTAAGGGGTTTGACCGTCTGGGGTATCGCTACTGCCAGGAGAAATCCGGGGATAAGGAATACGTATTTATCAAGATTAGGGAACAATAAAACAGGGACCTGTATGCCGGTGCGGCGTACAGGTCCCTGTTCACGGCCGGAATTTCAGGCGAGAATCGCGGCCAGGTCATGCTCCGGTGTGGAGATGGGATGGATTTCAAACTGCTCGGTCAGATATTCCAGTATGGCCGGAGAGAGAAAGGCGGGAAGGGTGGGGCCAAGGTAAATGTTCCTGATACCCAGATGCAGCAGGCTTAAAAGGATACAGACAGCTTTCTGTTCGTACCAGGACAGAACCAGGGTAAGGGGAAGGTCATTGACCTGGCAGCCGAATGCTTCTGCCAGGGCTGCGGCCACCTGGATGGCGCCGAATGCATCGTTGCACTGTCCCATGTCCAGAAGGCGGGGAATGCCGGCCAGGGTTCCAAGCTCCAGGTCATTAAAGCGGTATTTGCCGCAGGCCAGGGTCAGAATAAGGGTGTCCTCAGGCGCCTGCTTTACAAAGTCCGTGTAGTAATTCCTGCCGGGACGGGCTCCGTCGCAGCCTCCTACCAGGAAAATGTGGCGCAGCCTGTTCTGTCTGACTGCCTGTGCCACGGTGCCCGCAGCAGCCAGAATGGCTTCCCGCCCAAATCCGGTGGTGACCTTGGTGCCGCCGTTGATTCCGGGGATAGTCACATCCTCCTTGAAGCCGCCAAGCTCCAGGGCCTTTTGGATGACTGGAGAGAAGTCTTTGCGGCCGTCAATATGGACGATGCCCGGATAGGACACCAGGGCGGTGGTAAATACCCGGTCAGAGTAAGAGGGTTTGGGCGGCATCAGGCAGTTGGTGGTAAAAAGCACAGGGGCGGGAAGGTCCGAAAATTCCTTCTGCTGATTCTGCCATGCGGTTCCGAAATTGCCTTTCAGATGGCTGTATTTTCTGAGCTCCGGGTAGGCGTGGGCGGGAAGCATTTCCCCGTGGGTGTATATGTTGATTCCCCGGCCCTGGGTCTGCTCCAGCAGAAGCTTTAAGTCGTGAAGGTCATGGCCTGAAATGACGATAAAGGGTCCCTGTTCCACGGTAAGGCTTACCTGTGCCGGAGCCGGGATGCCGAAGGCCTGGCGGTTGGCCCTGTCCAACAGTGCCATGCAGTCCAGGTTTACGGCGCCCAGTTCCATGACAATGGGGAGCAGATCCTGAACCGTATAGCTGTCATAACCAACGGCAGACAGCCCCTTATAAAAATAGTCCATGACTCCTCTGTCCTCATGGCCCAGCACCATGGCATGGTACGCATAGGCGGCCATTCCTCTCATGCCGAAAAGAATCAGGGATTTAAGGGAACGTATATCCTCATCCTCTGACCAGAGTCTGTTCATGTCAAAATCTTCTGTCCGGCTGCAATCTGCCGTACAGGATCCGCACATGGGGGACAGGGAATGTTTTAAGCGTCCGGCCTCCGCAAGAAGCTCATTCAGGGCGCTGTCATCAAAGCTTACATTGGTAAGGGTGGCAAACAGTCCCCTTACAATCAGGCGGTCTGCTTCCGGAGAGCGGTCTTTTCCTTCTGACGCCCTGGCAAGGCCGATGAGGGCTCCTGTAAGTTCATCCTGAATCCTGGCAGTGGCAGCTGTCTTGCCGCACACACCTGCTTTTCCCATACATCCGCTGCATCCTGCGGTCTGTTCGCATTGAAAACAAAACATATTGTGTTCCATGATATATCCTCCTCGTAAATATGTGTGAGCAGGCGGTATGTTCTGCCTGCCCTTGACGGTATGGGGAAAGTATAATATAATTTCAACAACAAGTAAGTTGTTGAAACAACGATAAGGGAGAAAAATATGGATATTCATTTGCTGGCAGGAACAATGCTGTTTCAGGGAATCAGGGAGCATGAAATAGAGGCCATGCTAACATGCCTTTCAGCGGAAGAGAGGACCTATGGGAAGGATGCTTATATATACAGGGCCGGTGATGTGACAGGCCGTCTGGGGGTGGTGATGGAAGGGGCGGTGAACATCATTAAGGACGACGTGTGGGGAAACAGGAAAATCATTGAGAATATAGGCGGAGGGCAGATATTCGGGGAGACGTATGCATGTCTTAAGGGGGAACCCCTGATGGTGGATGTGCAGGCATCGGAACGCTCCAGAATCCTGTTCATGGACGTGAACCGCATCCTAACCACCTGTTCATCCAGCTGTGACTTCCACAACCGTCTGATACGGAGCCTGATGTATGTGCTGGCCGGGAAAAACCTGATGCTTACGAAGAAAATGGATATTATCACGCCTAAATCCCTGCGGGAGAGGGTCATGGTGTACCTGTCCCAGGAATCCGTAAAGCAGGGGTGCCGTACCGTCACAGTGCCCTTTAACCGCCAGCAGATGGCGGACTATCTGTCCGTGGACAGAAGCGCGCTGTCGGCGGAGCTGTCCAGAATGCAGAGGGACGGGGTGATTTCATATGAGAAGAACCGTTTTACGATTCAATAGATGATTTGGCCGGCGCAATAACCGGCTCCCAGCAATTACCACTTGAAATAGAACATATGTTCTGATATATTGGAACCAGGAGGTGAAAGCAGTGGCGGCTTTAAATATACCCATACAGATGTTTGGCGCCTGCAGCACCCTGGGAGATATGACGCCCCTCTGGTTCCGGTATGAGAATAAGGAGCACGGAATCATCACGGTGAAGATTGAGAGCATTGTCTCTTCCAGGGAAGAGAAGTTTTGCGGCATGGAGCATATCAGCTTTGTGTGCTGGGCCGTGGCAGAGGGCCAGAGACGTCTTATTGAGCTGAGA
Coding sequences within:
- the yaaA gene encoding peroxide stress protein YaaA codes for the protein MKIIISPAKKMNIREDELEWANLPCFLSRAEELKRYIQGLDLDQARKLWQCNEKIALLNYGRFKEMDLERRLTPALLSYEGIQYQYMAPGVFEQGQWDYVQEHLRILSGFYGILKPLDGIVPYRLEMQAKVELPSGIKSLYDYWGSSICRELAADETLIVNLASKEYSRAVEPYLEAHIDYVTCVFGTLAEDGTGGLKVKVKATEAKMARGEMVRFMAERGVRDAEGLKGFDRLGYRYCQEKSGDKEYVFIKIREQ
- a CDS encoding Crp/Fnr family transcriptional regulator; translated protein: MDIHLLAGTMLFQGIREHEIEAMLTCLSAEERTYGKDAYIYRAGDVTGRLGVVMEGAVNIIKDDVWGNRKIIENIGGGQIFGETYACLKGEPLMVDVQASERSRILFMDVNRILTTCSSSCDFHNRLIRSLMYVLAGKNLMLTKKMDIITPKSLRERVMVYLSQESVKQGCRTVTVPFNRQQMADYLSVDRSALSAELSRMQRDGVISYEKNRFTIQ
- the hcp gene encoding hydroxylamine reductase translates to MEHNMFCFQCEQTAGCSGCMGKAGVCGKTAATARIQDELTGALIGLARASEGKDRSPEADRLIVRGLFATLTNVSFDDSALNELLAEAGRLKHSLSPMCGSCTADCSRTEDFDMNRLWSEDEDIRSLKSLILFGMRGMAAYAYHAMVLGHEDRGVMDYFYKGLSAVGYDSYTVQDLLPIVMELGAVNLDCMALLDRANRQAFGIPAPAQVSLTVEQGPFIVISGHDLHDLKLLLEQTQGRGINIYTHGEMLPAHAYPELRKYSHLKGNFGTAWQNQQKEFSDLPAPVLFTTNCLMPPKPSYSDRVFTTALVSYPGIVHIDGRKDFSPVIQKALELGGFKEDVTIPGINGGTKVTTGFGREAILAAAGTVAQAVRQNRLRHIFLVGGCDGARPGRNYYTDFVKQAPEDTLILTLACGKYRFNDLELGTLAGIPRLLDMGQCNDAFGAIQVAAALAEAFGCQVNDLPLTLVLSWYEQKAVCILLSLLHLGIRNIYLGPTLPAFLSPAILEYLTEQFEIHPISTPEHDLAAILA
- a CDS encoding DUF896 domain-containing protein; this encodes MDASRIDRINELYHKSQSVGLTEEEKEEQARLRQEYVAAIRGSLRNNLNNISIKEPDGSITDLGKKHGGIKEV
- the proB gene encoding glutamate 5-kinase — protein: METQERQNLADKQRIVIKIGSSSLTHAQTGEVNLMKIEKLVRVVSDLRGQGKDVVLVSSGAIAAGRQALGRHRKPDTLAEKQAFAAVGQARLMMIYQKLFAEYNQTAAQVLLTKDTMVNDSSRYNAQNTFDELLNLGTIPIVNENDTVSTSEIPYVDSFGDNDRLSAIVAALIGADLLILLSDIDGLYTDDPRENPEAGFISLVPEITPEFLRMGKDTSGSDVGTGGMSAKLAAARIATDSGADMVIANGDQVDVILDIMSGKEKGTLFLAHTNLDFDLMHYLNNEY
- the lepB gene encoding signal peptidase I; this encodes MLEEENSRKRSRKQQEEEPFSWKKEIISWIQIIVAAVIIALVLNNFIIANSRVPTGSMENTIMSKSRVIGSRLSYLTSDPERGDVVIFHFPDDPTGKIYYVKRVIGLPGETVNVVDGKVYINDSDTPLDEPYLPEPMEGSYGPYTVPEGCYFMMGDNRNNSLDARFWKNQFVEKDKIIAKVLFTYFPKIEKVE
- a CDS encoding glutamate-5-semialdehyde dehydrogenase, with product MTLNEIGSRAKEVSRVLGTLGSREKNMGLEEAARALLEGEEEILEANSMDYEKARSGGMSQGLLDRLKLTPARVQAMADGLLQVASLEDPVGEVLSMKLRPNGLQIGQKRVPLGVIGMIYEARPNVTADAFGLCFKSGNAVILKGGSDALHSNMAITRCLRAGLASAGLPEDSVQLIEDTSRDTTRELMRLNRYIDVLIPRGGAGLIKTVVENSTIPVIETGTGNCHVYVDASADQNMALDIIFNAKTQRIGVCNACESLLVHRSIAKEFLPLLRKKLEEKQVEIRGDEDACAIEPSFVRATEEDWGREYLDYILSLKLVDSVDEAIRHINTYNTGHSETIVTSDYFNAQTFLNEVDAAAVYVNASTRFTDGEEFGFGAEIGISTQKLHARGPMGLKELTTTKYIIYGDGQIR